The Lactuca sativa cultivar Salinas chromosome 2, Lsat_Salinas_v11, whole genome shotgun sequence genome includes the window tatatatatatatatatatatatatatatatatatatatatatatatatatatatatatatatatatataaaaggtcaAACACAATTGACACATGCTCTGTTTTAATTTATGAACCAGGATTACTCTTTCTTGGTGTGCTAAACTAAATTTTGGGTAAACAATTGGTACATAAGCCTAACCATCAAAAGCAACCAAAATAAAAAGAAGAGGTAACAAAATCACCTCTAACTGAAAGGTTAATGCATCCCATTATTCAATAAATCTTGTTATGTTCTTCAAAATTTTAAAGATAAAAACTTATCACCAATCATTACTTTCGAACTTATAAATAGTGtaaaattaatattttctaatatattaacaccACGTTTTTTAAACTTACTGTTTTGAAATTATCAAAGCAACCCAGTATAATAGATAAAAAAGAAATCTATTACAATTAGAACCCTTTGAGATTAAACCACATTGTAGATCTTCTATTAGTTCTCTCTGGCATGTATGCCCTTGAGTAACCAAAATGATTTCTTCAATACAAATGCGCCAAAATTCTAATTCCTTTACTTTGAGCCATGTTCCACAGTGCAAGGAACACACAACAAAAACCAATATTCTTTCCCAAAAAAACCAACAAAGCCAATATAATAAATTACTCTTGATTCAAATGTCATCAAGTGTTGATTTTTTCTATTTGAAAGCATGTACATCAAAAAATTTAGGTGCTATTCATAGAACTTGAGAATATGTTCACAGAAAACATGCTAACCTGCCAATAGAATGACATCTTCATACACTTTCTTGCAAAATATTTGGCCATATCATGTACTAAGTCTAACATAAAAACCCTATCAAAATGAATTCACATTATTAGACATAAATACAAAAACACTAAATTTGGGTGTACAATATTCACGGGATTTAGTAGGATTCTTTCAAAATTGGAATTAAATTCCGGAGAATCCCCATGTTCGGATACAGCACAATGAATAGTTACATATCAATCTTCTCTCTTGATGTATTAATTCAGTTCATTCATAATCAATAATCAAAACTCAAAATTGTAACTTGTTAGGATAGAGAATAACATCTTATTGTGTTATTAGAGCATCTTAATTTAACTTAAGAAAGAGAGAAACATCATTGGTCACATGGGCTTCCTACCAAACTCTTGGAGTCTTGGTAAGACTCACCTTCTCAGTTTTGGTCGATTCTTCGGgtcttttttttaaaaacaaaagctTAGGAGGGCTAATATGAGACACTaataactattcttttattaggatAGGAAAATTAGAAATATATCCACAAAACTTCTCTTAAATCTCGACATCAAATCAGTTGCCAATTTAATGATAAAATTTGAAACATAAAATACTTCAAATTGCATGTGTTTTTTTATGGATCAAAAGGATAAAATATAATCCACTAATCCCTTCAATGACTGATGAGACGATCCACCTTCTTCAAGAGAAAGATGTACCTTCTCTTTAAGACTAGTTATTCTCTCTCGgatttcttctccttctttttccATCATTACTCTTTTAATCGCCTTTTCAATCCCCACCCTGTCAAACCCATCCTCCAACAAAACACCAATCTTCCATACATCGCACACATATCTTGCATTTACTGGTTGGTCGACAAAACAAGGTGAACAAACCATAGGAACTCCTTCACATATGCTCTCCAACGTTGAATTCCATCCACAATGAGTCCAAAAACAACCGGTTGCTGGATGAGCTAACACGTCTTCTTGAGGAGCCCATTTCACTATACGTCCGCCATCGCCCAATCTTTCTAGGAACTTTTCCGGCAATGACTCCAGCCATTTTGAACCAGGAACTAACCCTGGTCTAACCACCCACAAGAATGGTAATCCCGTATTCGTCAATCCATGGGCCAATTCTTGAAATGCTGATTCGGTTATACGTGCAACGCTGCCAAAGCTTATGTATATCACAGATTTAGGGGCTTGGGTGTCTAGCCATGAGAGAACAGTTCGGTCTTGTTCGATCAAGCTGCTTGAGGATGCCCGGAAGTACTTGTGGAATGGGCCTAAAGTGAAGCTCGGAACTGAAAATTCTTGGCAAATGGTCTCTAGTGAAGGTTGTTCAAGTTCTTTGAAGGTGTTCCAGATAATCCCTGATGATGCCTTCATCTGTTTAAGCATGTTGGTGACAAATATCCCCATACCTTCTGGATTGGTTGTCATCTTTACGACGTCTTTGACCTTCATAAGTGGAAATTCCGGCACCGATGCTTCATAATTTGATTCTGGAAACGTCGATTCAGAAGTTATATTAAGAATCCTCCCAAACAAAAATCTAAACGAAACAACCACCACAGTTAATTACTACCTAAATATTCGCGTGCAAGAAGAGTAATGTTGAACGAAAACCCAGAAGAAGCAGAGCAAGTTATACGGCTAGTTTATAAAGATGATGGGATAAATGAacctggaagaagaagaagaagaagaagaagaagaagaagaagaagagcgtACTGACCTTTTGTAAGGTTAAAACAACCAGTTCCAGAGGAAAAGGGTAAAGCGCCATAAGCAATGGCGGAAGCAAGACTGGTTGTCCGGAGCACCAATCGAGGGAGATTAAGGGAATCTGCCACGGCTTGTGTGAAGTAGAATAGGGCATCTGAGATTAGACAGGAAATCGACCCCTCTTCGTCTTCCGCCAATAACCTAGTGAGACAATCCCGAAACGGCTCTTCACAGCTTCTGTTAAGGTATATAATGAAAAAGCTGGCGTCTTCCTTCGTTAATCGGCTTTCAATCTCGAAAAATCGGTCCCGGATGGACTTGAAGATGAAGTGAGGATAGCTGGAATGATAGGGGGAGTTGAATTCGGTGTGTATGATGGTTATTTCAAAACCTTGGGTGTGAAGAATGTTTGCTAACTGAAGCATGGGATTGATATGGCCTTGGAATGGTAGGGGAAACATTATTATTCTCCGGCGAATTGAGGTCGATTTTCTCCACCGAAGCTTGGTATCGCTTCCGTTGGTCTCCATGTTCAGGGAGGCAAGACTTGTAGACTTGTAGTGGTTACTGACTGCTGAGTATATGGATGAATCCGATTGtgtggaaagataaaacaaatataaaaatcGAAATTCAGATCCCAAGCATTATCACAACGTTGACGTTGCCACGTTGCACACCATGAGTGGCTTGCTGAAATTACTATCCTTTTTTATtggttgttaaaattttataaaaataattaatccAAAATTTGTAATTCTCAATCGGCCGACGGTGTGCAGAAGTAAAAGAGTGAGGGAAAGTCCCATCTTCGAACATGATAATATGGTCGGTGAGGGGAAAAAGGACGGGAGTTTATCCCCACTCTATCGTTtagttattaattttttttttcatagttttttaatatttattaaattatatacattttaaaaagttataaaaaatatattaaaatttatggtttttaatccttataaaataaatatattatttttatgaagtatatatatatatatatatatatatatatatatatatatatatatatatatatatatatatatatatatatatatatatatatatatatatatatatatatatatatatatatatatatatactagtttataacccgtgggcacTACGgttacaaaataaattaaatttttatagtaaaaattcataaattatttatcaattatttaaaataaatcactaattatgagatatatcaaaattttaaagttaatataactttaaatttaagttataattagaaaaaataaatttgaattttgaattattGCCTAATATATCTCTTTGACATGTAGCATGATATTAATAAATAGTTATATTAGAGTGATACATGTCAAATGGagattaaaattatttatttattaaaatagggatatatatatatatatatatatatatatatatatatatatatatatatatatatatatatatatatatatatatatatatatatatatataaagtgagaTTTTGGGTTTTGGTGAGAGAAAGAAAAGTAAATGAAAGACTAATGTGACAAGCAAAAAGTGAAGGATTATTCTCACGCACAAGGTTAAtattatctattttttttttcttgggaTAATAATTGTAAGGATAACCAACTATacattttgttcacatttagttacTAAACTTATTTTCGTGCTCAATATATCATTGAACTTGTTGAAATTGTTCAGAAAAAAACCATTATGACGAGGTATAGTGGGTTTTGATGGTTTCTGGTGTCTTTTTCAGCCATACATGAGTTTTCTGACCATCTTTGAATTTTCCGGTCATCTTCTCCGACCATCTTGAATTTTCCGACGTACTTCAAAAATCGAAAACAAACATTCGATTGTTCATCCTGATTTCTTCCAATGATTCACTCAATaatgattgcttgtctcttatgattttgatgaccatcaagattatatgcctaggaataacgaacgtgaaactagggttaactaggaaataagtaagttaatgtgtgagccttgtgtgacgaaccattaacaagaggttaattgaattagtaatttgattaactattattacaattCTTGCTTggtacgaactgaacactaggaaacatattagtttaatcaattgatcactgtttgaattgatttgtttcctaaaggattagtaatagcgaatatgaatctaatcattttagaaatcggtgaacatgaataaatataTCTGTGTGTGCAATTGTCTATgatttttaaggtgtaatttgtctaaaccaaagtacctaaagagatttgtcTTCCTGTCAGTTTATCGAGTTTTGCTATTTAGTTATTCATTTGAGATTTAATAATACATTTCTTTATTCCCTTTGtgtgttttgtaacctataatcaaacattttaaattaattcactaccattacccttgtgttcgacacccttaCTTATCAAAACTATACTATACACGATCGGGTTCACTGtctgtaaggt containing:
- the LOC111912267 gene encoding UDP-glycosyltransferase 76G1, whose product is METNGSDTKLRWRKSTSIRRRIIMFPLPFQGHINPMLQLANILHTQGFEITIIHTEFNSPYHSSYPHFIFKSIRDRFFEIESRLTKEDASFFIIYLNRSCEEPFRDCLTRLLAEDEEGSISCLISDALFYFTQAVADSLNLPRLVLRTTSLASAIAYGALPFSSGTGCFNLTKESNYEASVPEFPLMKVKDVVKMTTNPEGMGIFVTNMLKQMKASSGIIWNTFKELEQPSLETICQEFSVPSFTLGPFHKYFRASSSSLIEQDRTVLSWLDTQAPKSVIYISFGSVARITESAFQELAHGLTNTGLPFLWVVRPGLVPGSKWLESLPEKFLERLGDGGRIVKWAPQEDVLAHPATGCFWTHCGWNSTLESICEGVPMVCSPCFVDQPVNARYVCDVWKIGVLLEDGFDRVGIEKAIKRVMMEKEGEEIRERITSLKEKVHLSLEEGGSSHQSLKGLVDYILSF